The proteins below come from a single Eucalyptus grandis isolate ANBG69807.140 chromosome 3, ASM1654582v1, whole genome shotgun sequence genomic window:
- the LOC104432069 gene encoding disease resistance protein RPV1-like: protein MAKEGPHGGSSSAPSASVTGNNFDVFLSFGGSDTRHGFTDVLYRSLVDHGVRTFLDEEELSDGEYIKKQLPESIKLSKIGIPILSEDYASSKPCLRELAQMVEWCKEGRMIIMPVYFLITAWDVEMKDGRGPYADKIAAHKEKGVDPDTVQKWVDALKEVTSVKGRQLTESTRRGEFAIMMVSKVLKRLRKAKLNLSDKLVGIEDRLPELRRMLDTDSSDVRMIVISGIPGIGKTTLAKSLYNDICHLFDRHSFLGDIGDATDKKALLALQNQLVSDIVQRDSAKLQSVEEGISFLKLRLSTWKVLILLDDVHEKSQLEALVGSLDWFGSGSRIIITTKRVLNLREMAETDDVETYKVPEMEDSDALKLFVDTPLLRIVQNMTMLICPKE, encoded by the exons ATGGCGAAAGAGGGTCCTCACGGCGGTTCGAGCTCAGCACCATCAGCATCGGTGACAGGAAACAACTTCGACGTGTTCCTGAGCTTCGGAGGAAGCGACACCCGACATGGGTTCACCGATGTTCTCTACAGAAGCCTCGTCGATCACGGGGTTCGCACCTTCTTAGACGAAGAAGAGCTTTCCGATGGAGAGTATATCAAGAAGCAGCTCCCTGAGTCGATCAAGCTGTCGAAGATTGGCATCCCGATCCTGTCCGAGGACTATGCCTCGAGTAAGCCGTGCCTTCGTGAGCTGGCTCAGATGGTCGAGTGGTGCAAAGAGGGAAGA atgATCATCATGCCCGTCTACTTCTTGATCACGGCATGGGATGTGGAAATGAAGGATGGGAGGGGTCCCTACGCCGATAAAATTGCGGCACACAAGGAGAAAGGAGTTGATCCGGACACGGTTCAGAAATGGGTGGATGCCCTCAAAGAAGTGACATCTGTCAAAGGGCGGCAACTGACCGAATCTACTAG gCGAGGAGAATTTGCAATTATGATGGTCTCAAAAGTTCTGAAGAGATTGAGAAAGGCTAAGCTCAATTTGTCTGACAAATTAGTCGGGATTGAAGACCGCTTGCCCGAGCTGAGAAGAATGTTGGATACTGACTCTAGTGACGTGCGGATGATTGTCATCTCCGGCATTCCAGGCATTGGTAAGACAACCCTCGCAAAATCTCTCTACAACGATATCTGCCACCTCTTTGACCGTCACAGCTTTCTCGGTGATATTGGAGACGCTACTGACAAGAAGGCTCTTCTAGCTTTGCAAAATCAGTTGGTCTCTGACATCGTCCAAAGGGACTCAGCAAAACTCCAATCGGTTGAGGAAGGAATCAGCTTCCTCAAATTAAGATTAAGCACCTGGAAAGTCCTCATCCTTTTGGACGACGTGCATGAGAAGTCTCAGCTTGAAGCTTTGGTTGGAAGTCTCGATTGGTTCGGTTCAGGGAGTAGGATCATTATCACAACCAAAAGAGTTCTCAATTTACGTGAAATGGCAGAAACTGATGACGTTGAAACTTACAAAGTCCCAGAGATGGAGGATAGTGATGCTCTAAAACTTTTTGTAGATACGCCTTTGCTAAGGATTGTCCAGAACATGACTATGTTGATCTGTCCGAAAGAATAG
- the LOC120291818 gene encoding disease resistance protein RPV1-like — MLILEYCSHLVRIDPSIGQLQRLQILDLKFCTDLGNLPRELDSLEALRELRLDGTYIEDIPVSQDMKHLKTLSACNCKSLARLSSEIGDIKSLEFLSIDGSELTTLPDSIKRLEKLKQLSLRDCRLLWKLPDAIGNLTSLENLDLSSTGIDKLPHAIGNMHHLKMLKMDGSFIRKFPRSIGMLKKLEEIHASRCRSLEKIPEEIKGLSRLRNLVLSDSNIPSLPGSISSLSHLQNLDLYGCDNLHEVPLLPTSLATLHLTYDSSKLKSLDISNLTNLKELYLANNMEEEASPGTDGYLMVEPISLLGIGKVTKVETLKLCLPGFTKLPEMDALKQLRKLDLQCPDLQHLHDYPKV; from the coding sequence ATGCTGATTTTAGAATATTGCTCTCATTTGGTTCGAATCGACCCATCGATTGGTCAGTTGCAACGTTTGCAAATTTTAGATCTGAAATTTTGCACTGACCTCGGTAACTTGCCCAGAGAACTTGATTCTCTGGAAGCTTTGAGAGAGCTCCGACTTGATGGAACTTATATAGAAGATATTCCGGTCTCCCAAGATATGAAGCATCTTAAAACTCTCAGCGCCTGCAACTGTAAATCATTGGCACGATTATCCAGTGAAATTGGTGACATAAAATCTCTAGAATTTCTTTCGATTGATGGCTCTGAACTTACCACACTCCCCGACTCAATTAAAAGGctagaaaagttgaaacaaCTGTCTTTGAGAGATTGTCGGTTGTTGTGGAAACTTCCAGACGCCATTGGAAACTTGACATCATTAGAGAACCTGGATCTCTCAAGTACAGGAATAGACAAATTACCACACGCCATTGGTAATATGCATCATTTGAAGATGCTGAAAATGGACGGAAGTTTCATTAGAAAGTTCCCTCGATCTATCGGAATGCTGAAGAAGCTTGAGGAGATTCATGCATCACGCTGCAGGAGTTTGGAAAAAATTCCTGAGGAGATCAAAGGCTTGTCTCGTTTGAGAAATTTGGTGTTGTCAGATTCCAATATTCCCAGCCTACCAGGGAGCATCTCTAGTCTTTCCCACCTTCAAAACCTTGATTTATATGGCTGCGACAATCTTCATGAGGTTCCTCTGCTTCCCACTAGTTTAGCCACTTTGCATCTCACTTATGACTCAAGTAAATTGAAGTCTTTGGATATTTCAAATCTGACCAATCTCAAAGAGTTGTACCTTGCCAATAATATGGAGGAGGAGGCATCTCCCGGCACAGACGGATATTTGATGGTGGAGCCAATCAGCCTTTTGGGGATTGGCAAAGTGACAAAAGTTGAGACCTTGAAATTGTGCCTCCCAGGCTTCACTAAACTACCGGAAATGGATGCTCTCAAGCAGCTAAGGAAGCTTGATCTTCAATGTCCAGACCTACAACATCTCCACGACTAcccaaaagtttga
- the LOC120291365 gene encoding disease resistance protein RUN1-like: MDIQDSRNCGEGSSETREESFDVFLSFSGRDTPSGFVDHLHRSLLHAEISVLRDDGELTTVGEEKGPSHTQAIRHSKIAIPILSENYLSSMPCHAKLAQIVECHKCHKTTGQIIMPVFYSVSPTVVKEGSPITERLSPGIKT; encoded by the coding sequence ATGGACATCCAGGATTCTCGCAACTGTGGAGAAGGTTCCTCCGAAACAAGAGAAGAGAGTTTCGATGTGTTTTTGAGCTTCAGTGGACGGGATACTCCCAGTGGCTTTGTGGATCATCTCCACCGTAGCCTCCTCCACGCGGAGATCAGCGTGTTGAGGGATGATGGGGAACTCACCACCGTGGGAGAGGAGAAAGGGCCGTCGCATACCCAAGCGATCAGGCATTCCAAGATCGCCATTCCGATCCTGTCAGAGAACTATCTGTCGAGCATGCCGTGCCACGCAAAGCTGGCTCAGATCGTGGAGTGCCACAAGTGCCACAAGACGACTGGCCAGATCATCATGCCGGTCTTCTACAGCGTCTCGCCAACGGTCGTGAAAGAAGGATCCCCGATTACAGAAAGGCTGTCGCCAGGCATAAAGACCTAA
- the LOC104437235 gene encoding LOW QUALITY PROTEIN: plasma membrane ATPase 4 (The sequence of the model RefSeq protein was modified relative to this genomic sequence to represent the inferred CDS: deleted 2 bases in 1 codon; substituted 2 bases at 2 genomic stop codons), whose protein sequence is MGSNKAISLEEIKNETVDLEKIPVEEVFEQLKCTREGLSSDEGAHRLQVFGPNKLEEKKESKILKFLGFMWNPLSWVMEAAALMAIALANGGGRPPDWQDFVGIIVLLLINSTISFIEENNAGNAAAALMAGLAPKTKVLRDGRWSEQDAAMLVPGDIISIKLGDIVPADARLLEGDPLKIDQSALTGESLPVTKNPSDEVFSGSTCKQGEIEAVVIATGVHTFFGKAAHLVDSTNQVGHFQKVLTAIGNFCICSIAIGIAVELIVMYPIQHRKYREGIDNLLVLLIGGIPIAMPTVLSVTMAIGSHRLSQQGAITKRMTAIEEMAGMDVLCSDKTGTLTLNKLTVDRTLIEVFAKGVEKEHVILLAARASRTENQDAIDAAIVGMLADPKEARAGIREVHFLPFNPVDKRTALTYIDSDGKWHRASKGAPEQILNLCNCKEDVRRKAHAVIDKFAECGLRSLAVTRQEIPERTKDSPGAPWQFVGLLPLFDPPRHDSAETIRRALNLGVNVKMITGDQLAIAKETGRRLGMGTNMYPSSSLLGQHKDAFFYGCXFLSSFNFRXSQICILPVEELIEKADGFAGVFPEHKYEIVKKLQERKHICGMTGDGVNDAPALKKADIGIAVADATDAARSASDIVLTEPGLSVIISAVLTSRAIFQRMKNYTIYAVSITIRIVFGFMFIALIWKFDFAPFMVLIIAILNDGTIMTISKDRVKPSPQPDSWKLKEIFATGIVLGGYQALMTVIFFWAMRDTDFFSDKFGVKSIQGSPDEMMAALYLQVSIVSQALIFVTRSRSWSFVERPGLLLVSAFVAAQLVATLIAVYANWGFARIKGTGWGWAGVIWLYSLVTYVPLDILKFAIRYILSGRAWNSLENKTAFTSKKDYGKEEREAQWATAQRTLHGLQPPETSNQKSDKGSYRELSEIAEQAKRRAEVARLRELHTLKGHVESVVKLKGLDIDSIQQHYTF, encoded by the exons ATGGGGAGCAACAAGGCCATCAGCCTCGAGGAGATTAAGAACGAGACCGTCGATCTG GAAAAGATTCCAGTAGAGGAAGTGTTTGAGCAGCTGAAATGTACGAGAGAAGGTCTGAGCTCGGACGAAGGAGCCCACCGGCTTCAGGTTTTCGGACCAAACAAACTGGAAGAGaaaaag GAGAGCAAAATTCTCAAGTTTTTGGGCTTTATGTGGAACCCGCTGTCATGGGTCATGGAAGCTGCTGCTTTGATGGCCATTGCATTGGCAAACGGTGGTGGAAGGCCTCCGGATTGGCAAGATTTTGTGGGTATCATTGTACTGTTGCTAATCAACTCAACCATAAGTTTCATTGAAGAAAACAATGCCGGTAATGCGGCGGCTGCCCTTATGGCCGGTCTTGCTCCCAAAACTAAG GTTCTCAGAGATGGCCGATGGAGCGAGCAGGATGCTGCAATGTTAGTGCCTGGAGACATCATCAGCATCAAATTGGGCGATATAGTTCCAGCGGATGCCCGTCTCCTTGAGGGTGATCCCCTTAAGATTGATCAATCTGCTCTTACTGGTGAATCCCTTCCTGTTACTAAGAACCCGTCGGATGAAGTATTTTCCGGTTCGACCTGCAAACAAGGCGAAATAGAAGCGGTGGTTATTGCTACCGGTGTGCATACTTTCTTTGGCAAAGCTGCACATCTGGTGGACAGCACCAATCAGGTCGGTCACTTCCAGAAAGTTCTCACCGCTATCGGAAACTTCTGCATATGCTCTATTGCCATCGGGATAGCAGTAGAGCTCATAGTCATGTACCCGATACAACACCGCAAATACAGGGAAGGGATTGACAACTTGCTGGTTCTTTTGATCGGAGGGATTCCGATTGCAATGCCTACAGTTTTATCTGTTACTATGGCAATTGGATCCCACAGGCTCTCTCAGCAAGGTGCCATTACCAAGAGAATGACCGCCATAGAAGAAATGGCCGGGATGGATGTACTTTGCAGCGACAAAACTGGAACCCTCACCCTGAATAAGCTGACCGTTGATAGGACCTTGATCGAGGTGTTTGCAAAGGGCGTCGAAAAGGAGCATGTCATTCTTCTTGCAGCCAGGGCATCTAGGACCGAAAATCAAGACGCAATTGACGCTGCAATTGTTGGAATGCTTGCAGATCCAAAGGAG GCCCGAGCTGGTATCCGTGAGGTCCATTTCCTTCCATTTAACCCCGTGGATAAGAGGACTGCTCTGACATACATTGACTCCGATGGGAAATGGCATCGTGCAAGCAAAGGCGCTCCGGAGCAG ATATTAAACCTCTGCAATTGCAAGGAAGATGTTAGGAGGAAGGCTCATGCAGTGATTGACAAGTTTGCTGAGTGTGGACTTAGATCTTTAGCTGTTACAAGACAG GAAATTCCTGAGAGAACAAAAGATAGCCCAGGTGCTCCTTGGCAGTTTGTAGGTTTGTTGCCTCTTTTCGATCCTCCAAGGCACGATAGTGCAGAAACAATCCGAAGGGCCCTCAATCTTGGTGTCAATGTGAAGATGATTACTG GTGATCAACTTGCTATTGCCAAGGAAACTGGTAGGAGGCTTGGAATGGGGACAAATATGTATCCTTCTTCATCATTGCTTGGCCAACACAAAGATGCTTTCTTTTATGGATGCTAATTTTTGTCCTCCTTTAATTTCAGGTGATCACAAATATGTATCCTTCCTGTGGAGGAATTGATTGAGAAGGCGGATGGATTTGCTGGAGTATTTCCTG AACACAAGTATGAAATCGTAAAGAAGCTGCAAGAGAGGAAGCACATATGTGGTATGACTGGAGATGGTGTGAATGATGCCCCAGCTTTGAAGAAGGCAGACATCGGGATTGCAGTTGCTGATGCCACTGATGCTGCCAGAAGTGCCTCGGACATTGTCCTCACTGAACCGGGATTGAGTGTCATAATAAGTGCTGTGCTGACCAGCCGGGCTATATTCCAAAGAATGAAGAACTACACG ATTTATGCAGTCTCCATTACAATTCGTATTGTG TTTGGCTTTATGTTCATTGCTTTGATCTGGAAGTTTGACTTTGCGCCCTTTATGGTTTTGATCATTGCTATCTTAAACGATG GAACGATCATGACAATCTCCAAAGATCGAGTGAAGCCATCTCCACAGCCAGATAGCTGGaagttgaaagaaattttcGCTACTGGAATTGTTCTGGGAGGTTACCAGGCATTAATGACCGTAATTTTCTTTTGGGCCATGAGGGATACTGACTTTTTCTCA GACAAGTTTggtgtaaaatcaatccaaggTAGCCCTGATGAAATGATGGCAGCTCTATACTTGCAAGTGAGTATAGTTAGCCAGGCTCTAATCTTTGTCACCAGATCGCGCAGCTGGTCCTTTGTTGAACGCCCGGGACTTCTATTGGTCAGCGCATTTGTAGCTGCTCAGCTG GTTGCGACACTTATAGCGGTTTATGCAAATTGGGGTTTTGCAAGGATAAAAGGAACAGGATGGGGGTGGGCTGGTGTCATCTGGCTTTACAGTTTGGTGACATATGTTCCACTTGATATTCTTAAGTTCGCGATCCGCTACATTCTGAGCGGGAGAGCATGGAATTCC TTGGAGAACAAG ACTGCCTTCACTTCTAAAAAAGACTATGGCAAAGAAGAGCGAGAAGCTCAGTGGGCAACTGCACAGAGGACTCTGCACGGCCTTCAGCCTCCTGAAACCAGCAACCAAAAATCTGACAAGGGTAGCTACAGGGAGCTTTCAGAGATTGCAGAGCAAGCCAAGCGACGAGCTGAGGTTGCGAG GCTTCGCGAGCTACACACTCTGAAGGGCCATGTTGAATCCGTGGTCAAGCTCAAAGGCCTGGACATCGATTCCATTCAGCAGCATTACACATTCTGA